From the Ruminiclostridium josui JCM 17888 genome, one window contains:
- a CDS encoding response regulator transcription factor, whose product MYKVLIIDDESIIRKGIKNIINWKQLDCEVCADACDGIEGIDLIKKYLPEVIITDIRMPGMDGLEMIKQVREIVPNSKIIILTGYRDFDYVQKAIKCGAFDFLLKPSKIEELTTVLTKAVKELNEQKSKHNEIARFRMLFEQNIPVLREKLLYDIIYGLNTSENEIYEKMKLFNISIRNFVLVVMENDYNDKSNSSLYDKHLYQFGIVKSFEEIFAENYEVLSIMLNSNRVGFIIQKSDNSPLDIEKVSEKCAYLQEVINSGFGFTVTIAVSSNGKKAMELPDKLKECLGSLDYKSYMGDNSIIQYSDLNSFFRYEDYSILDKYQKQLIENIKSGNEVGVRENTKLISDYLTNNNINIHYMRNFYYTTLSSINNIRISVSSVDTDKRYSEGEDIASLIKLIEKTDKAEELNSLLEEVSLKIASKVKSFNNKSIKLILRKAIDYIQDHYNEQVTLNEVAENIYVSTFYISRMFKKELGKSFVDYLNDVRIDKAKELLKDVRYKTYEVAEKVGISDPHYFSKLFKKYSGMTPSEYRDSLF is encoded by the coding sequence ATGTACAAGGTTCTAATAATTGATGATGAATCCATAATACGAAAAGGAATCAAGAACATTATTAATTGGAAACAGCTTGATTGCGAGGTTTGTGCAGATGCCTGTGATGGTATCGAAGGAATTGATTTGATTAAAAAATATCTGCCGGAAGTGATTATAACAGATATTCGCATGCCTGGTATGGATGGTCTGGAAATGATCAAGCAGGTAAGGGAAATTGTTCCCAATTCAAAAATAATAATACTAACGGGGTATAGGGATTTTGATTACGTACAGAAGGCTATTAAATGCGGAGCATTTGATTTTCTCCTTAAACCGTCAAAAATTGAAGAACTGACTACTGTATTGACAAAGGCAGTTAAGGAATTAAATGAGCAAAAGAGCAAGCACAACGAGATTGCGCGTTTTAGAATGCTTTTTGAGCAAAATATTCCCGTACTCAGAGAAAAACTTCTATATGATATTATATATGGACTTAACACAAGCGAAAATGAAATATACGAAAAAATGAAGCTCTTCAACATATCAATACGAAATTTTGTTTTAGTTGTAATGGAAAATGATTACAACGATAAATCAAATAGTTCTCTGTACGACAAACATCTTTACCAGTTTGGTATTGTAAAATCTTTTGAAGAAATATTTGCAGAGAATTATGAAGTGCTAAGTATTATGCTTAACAGTAACAGGGTAGGATTTATAATACAGAAATCTGATAACTCACCTTTGGATATTGAAAAGGTAAGTGAAAAATGTGCCTATCTACAGGAGGTAATAAATAGCGGATTCGGTTTTACTGTCACAATAGCAGTTAGTTCAAATGGAAAAAAAGCTATGGAGCTTCCGGACAAACTAAAAGAGTGTCTGGGGTCATTGGATTACAAGAGTTATATGGGAGATAATTCTATTATTCAGTACAGTGACTTAAACTCATTTTTCAGATATGAAGACTATTCCATATTGGACAAGTATCAAAAACAACTTATTGAAAACATAAAATCGGGAAATGAGGTTGGAGTAAGGGAAAATACAAAGCTTATATCTGATTATCTAACAAACAACAATATAAATATACACTATATGCGAAATTTTTATTATACAACGTTATCTTCAATAAATAATATTAGAATATCCGTTTCATCAGTAGATACTGACAAAAGATATTCAGAGGGAGAGGATATAGCAAGTCTTATTAAGCTTATAGAAAAGACAGATAAAGCAGAAGAACTTAATTCTCTGCTGGAAGAGGTATCCTTAAAAATCGCATCTAAAGTTAAAAGTTTTAATAATAAAAGTATAAAACTAATATTGCGCAAAGCAATAGACTATATACAAGACCATTACAATGAACAGGTAACTCTTAACGAAGTAGCAGAAAATATATATGTCAGTACTTTTTATATTAGCAGGATGTTTAAAAAGGAGTTGGGAAAAAGTTTTGTAGATTACCTTAATGATGTTAGAATTGATAAAGCAAAGGAACTTCTAAAGGATGTAAGATATAAGACATATGAAGTTGCAGAGAAGGTTGGTATCTCTGATCCCCACTATTTTTCAAAGCTATTTAAGAAATATTCTGGAATGACGCCGTCTGAATACAGAGACAGTTTATTTTAA
- a CDS encoding sensor histidine kinase, with translation MINKITSSMFAKILRGSQFYKNISIKKKLLLVVNLQILIPLIFVGFFAYKSSEEIINSKSLSYSNDVLSSIGLRLQDTVTNLTNISGDISMDKNIYDALISYDTGNNNNNLTEMSIHEIDSQLTNLFITVKGNRPEINSICIVTDSGLVLPRRYPSTDSELRSVVNREYSKMSEKADEVTRKAAWFFETSSGVVKNAYLVKKVYNRDDYTEIGMLVVQIKMDSLKDVLKGLESEVMQNTTILTPKGDIIVSKNKQALERYKSVIKDTPYDKDSFIDQENDIFVAYTYLKDNINWRIVTFIPLNELYSDVDKLRNRIIVLCLASIIILSIVSIYMSFDMIKPINRLVKAMKNMNINNISDSYIEVDRSDELGFLHKTFNNMAKEIDHLVTWIYREQITRKEAELKALQSQINPHFLFNTLESINWMAQLNNVPEISDIVSDLSALLEASIGRDDRLIPIEEEFMYIDKYISLLKRRFEDKITLKKEIDPQVLYIKIPRLLIQPLIENAVYHGVENSRGKGVIMLNARIQGDLLILEVIDNGNGISKDDLIKLNKSLEMDNDTYFKSLREKKNKSIGIDNVNRRIKLFYGEKYGIKIESSVNIFTKVTVSLPLQTFNTKESYYVQGSNN, from the coding sequence ATGATAAATAAAATTACTTCAAGTATGTTTGCAAAAATACTTAGGGGTTCACAATTTTACAAAAACATATCAATAAAGAAGAAATTACTACTTGTAGTAAACCTACAAATTTTAATACCTCTTATATTTGTAGGCTTTTTTGCGTATAAGAGTTCTGAAGAGATTATAAATAGTAAATCTCTTTCGTACTCTAACGACGTATTAAGCTCTATTGGGCTAAGGCTACAGGATACGGTAACAAATTTGACCAACATTTCCGGTGACATAAGTATGGATAAAAACATATATGATGCACTAATCAGTTATGACACAGGTAATAACAATAATAACTTAACGGAAATGAGTATTCATGAAATAGATTCTCAGTTAACAAACCTATTTATAACGGTAAAGGGAAATAGACCGGAAATTAATTCTATATGTATAGTAACTGACAGTGGTTTAGTTCTGCCGAGACGTTATCCAAGTACTGATTCGGAGTTAAGATCAGTAGTGAACAGAGAATACTCTAAAATGAGTGAAAAAGCTGATGAAGTTACCAGAAAAGCAGCTTGGTTCTTTGAAACCTCATCAGGAGTTGTTAAGAATGCGTATTTAGTAAAAAAGGTATACAACAGGGATGATTATACTGAAATAGGAATGTTGGTAGTCCAGATAAAAATGGACTCTTTGAAAGATGTATTAAAGGGACTCGAGTCTGAAGTAATGCAAAATACTACAATTCTCACGCCAAAAGGCGATATAATTGTATCAAAGAATAAACAAGCATTAGAGAGATATAAATCCGTTATAAAGGATACACCGTATGATAAGGATTCTTTCATAGATCAAGAAAATGATATATTTGTTGCTTATACCTATTTAAAAGATAACATTAATTGGAGAATAGTAACATTTATTCCTTTAAATGAACTATATTCTGACGTAGATAAATTGAGAAACAGGATAATTGTGCTCTGCCTTGCATCTATTATTATACTGTCTATAGTCAGCATTTACATGTCATTTGATATGATAAAACCTATCAACAGATTGGTAAAGGCAATGAAAAATATGAATATAAATAATATATCAGATAGCTATATTGAGGTTGACAGAAGTGACGAGCTTGGTTTCCTTCATAAGACCTTTAATAATATGGCTAAAGAGATTGACCATTTGGTTACATGGATTTACAGAGAACAGATTACCCGCAAAGAGGCTGAACTCAAAGCATTACAGTCTCAAATAAATCCTCATTTTCTCTTTAATACACTGGAATCAATAAACTGGATGGCACAATTAAACAATGTCCCTGAGATAAGCGATATAGTATCGGATCTTTCGGCATTACTTGAAGCCAGTATAGGAAGGGATGACAGGCTTATTCCTATAGAAGAGGAATTTATGTACATAGATAAATATATATCCCTCTTAAAGCGAAGATTTGAAGATAAGATAACTTTAAAAAAAGAAATAGACCCTCAGGTTCTATATATAAAGATTCCAAGACTTTTGATACAACCCTTAATCGAAAATGCTGTATATCATGGAGTGGAAAACAGCAGAGGAAAAGGTGTCATTATGCTTAATGCCAGAATTCAGGGAGATTTACTTATATTAGAAGTAATTGATAATGGCAACGGAATATCTAAAGACGATCTAATAAAGCTAAATAAGAGCCTTGAAATGGATAATGACACATACTTTAAATCTCTTAGGGAGAAAAAAAATAAAAGTATCGGTATCGATAATGTAAATAGAAGAATAAAGCTATTCTATGGTGAAAAATACGGTATCAAAATAGAGAGCAGTGTTAACATATTTACTAAAGTAACGGTTTCTTTACCACTTCAAACATTCAATACTAAGGAGAGTTATTATGTACAAGGTTCTAATAATTGA
- a CDS encoding ABC transporter substrate-binding protein, whose translation MKHSKKLLCLALFTLVSVMSVSCGSDNSYVSDAARNSNTHTETSTISLMTSWGGVDSKAGCLTDLLDKFENENPNIKVSNQSIFGDEYLPTLKTRFASGNEPDVFGLWPCSDIKYMIRANKLADLTDMLKNDSEWMGSFKGNYFDLTTYNNRIFGIPFELVFEGMFINKDLFQQYNVKIPQNYQELKNAINIFNKHNITPIAYNATAEGSYIYQNMIASLGGNEGVEKFIVNNKINKYYIDAMKYMKELYEMHAFPNDLISITSEERNNLFIKKQAAMIVQGSWFAAYFGKFDTTVEMIPFPSMGNGRSKIPAGLGGGTFYISKSAWSTPKGKENTVKLLKFLTSNETSDYLYKEAGLFSTLNITMETPYNALAKQSIGVYENTPEQDRCAIPDHVIDRSTWEKVIVKEFPNYLDNKISAEEIWEKALNRLQ comes from the coding sequence ATGAAACACTCAAAAAAACTTTTATGTTTAGCACTATTTACGCTAGTCAGTGTTATGTCAGTTTCTTGCGGCAGTGACAATTCCTACGTTTCAGATGCTGCTCGTAATAGCAATACTCACACTGAAACCAGTACAATAAGCTTAATGACAAGCTGGGGCGGTGTTGATAGCAAAGCTGGCTGTTTGACGGATTTGCTGGACAAATTTGAAAACGAAAATCCTAATATAAAAGTTTCAAATCAGTCTATTTTTGGTGATGAATATTTGCCTACTCTTAAAACAAGGTTTGCTTCAGGAAATGAACCCGATGTTTTTGGATTATGGCCTTGCTCTGATATAAAATATATGATAAGAGCAAATAAGCTTGCTGACCTGACGGACATGCTTAAGAATGACAGCGAATGGATGGGAAGCTTCAAGGGTAACTACTTTGACTTGACTACATACAATAACAGAATATTTGGTATACCTTTTGAACTTGTATTTGAAGGTATGTTCATCAATAAGGATTTATTTCAACAATATAATGTAAAAATACCACAAAATTACCAGGAACTTAAAAATGCAATAAATATATTTAATAAGCATAACATAACCCCTATTGCCTATAACGCTACTGCCGAAGGTTCATATATATATCAGAATATGATTGCCAGCCTCGGAGGAAACGAAGGAGTAGAAAAGTTCATTGTTAATAATAAAATAAATAAATATTACATAGATGCAATGAAATATATGAAAGAGCTATATGAAATGCATGCATTTCCTAATGATTTAATATCAATTACAAGTGAAGAAAGAAACAATCTTTTTATAAAGAAACAGGCAGCTATGATAGTTCAGGGCTCATGGTTTGCAGCGTACTTTGGTAAATTTGATACAACAGTTGAAATGATACCGTTTCCGTCCATGGGAAATGGGAGAAGTAAAATACCGGCAGGGTTAGGTGGGGGAACCTTTTACATAAGTAAAAGTGCTTGGAGTACACCAAAAGGAAAAGAAAACACTGTAAAACTTTTGAAGTTCCTTACGTCAAATGAGACATCTGATTATTTATATAAAGAAGCCGGTCTATTCAGTACATTAAACATAACAATGGAAACTCCCTATAATGCATTAGCAAAACAAAGTATCGGTGTTTATGAAAACACTCCTGAACAGGATCGGTGTGCCATACCTGATCATGTAATTGATAGAAGCACTTGGGAAAAGGTTATTGTTAAGGAGTTTCCAAATTATCTAGATAATAAGATTTCTGCAGAAGAAATATGGGAAAAAGCTTTGAATAGATTACAATGA
- a CDS encoding ATP-dependent Clp protease ATP-binding subunit, protein MIKCSICNKNIAVVFVTKIIDGKQIQEGLCVSCAKKQNLQPIDQLLSQTGMTEYELDNISKQVGDMLEEMDGSEIMEAMQVDPENINQANPFFSILNKAFPKANDVEESNSKSFHPMGQDKDGDDKDKNSTKTKAQDKKAGKKKKYLEMYGTNLIDKAKEGSIDKIIGRSREIERVIQILNRRTKNNPVLIGEPGVGKTAIAEGLAIRIAEKTVPVKIQNSEVYLLDMTSVVAGTQFRGQFESRMKGIIEEAKSFGNIILVIDELHNIMGAGEAEGAMNAANILKPALSRGEIQVIGATTLNEYRKHIEKDTALERRFQPIIVDEPSIEESIEILKGIKHYYEQYHRVKISDEIVKAAVNYSERYITDRLLPDKAIDVIDEAGSRANLKNTKLAELETYKEELKRVQEEKESAVSADSIEDYQKAADLKVYECKLTELIKDIEDTSKDVELTVEDIAAVIEAWTKIPIQRLTEGEAEKLMSLETRIHQKVIGQEKAVEGVARAIRRSRSGFKKKKKPSSFIFVGPTGVGKTELVRALSTELFGSEEAMIRLDMSEYMEKHTVSKLIGSPPGYVGYDDAGQLTEKVRRRPYSVILLDEIEKAHPDVFNMLLQILEDGRLTDSHGKTVNFENTIIIMTSNAGTNLKSGGIGFSNNTYTALESRVRDVIKETFRPEFLNRIDEIIVFTELGKEELKKIIDLMLEEVYHEAGEKDIRVNVSDKVKEFILEKGYDPKYGARPLRRTVQNYIEDRLSEEYLKGTIKEGSLVGVDLDENNEIILKII, encoded by the coding sequence ATGATAAAATGTTCCATTTGTAATAAAAATATTGCAGTAGTGTTTGTAACAAAAATTATAGACGGGAAGCAGATTCAGGAAGGCTTGTGTGTTAGTTGTGCAAAAAAGCAGAATTTACAGCCCATAGATCAATTGCTGTCACAAACCGGTATGACAGAATATGAGCTTGATAATATAAGTAAACAAGTAGGAGATATGCTTGAAGAGATGGATGGATCTGAAATAATGGAAGCAATGCAGGTAGACCCTGAAAACATTAATCAGGCAAATCCCTTTTTTAGTATATTGAATAAGGCATTTCCAAAGGCAAATGACGTTGAAGAAAGTAATTCAAAGAGCTTCCACCCAATGGGTCAGGATAAAGATGGGGATGATAAAGATAAAAATTCTACTAAAACAAAGGCTCAGGATAAAAAGGCTGGTAAAAAGAAGAAATATCTTGAGATGTATGGAACAAATCTTATAGACAAGGCTAAAGAAGGAAGCATAGATAAGATTATAGGTAGAAGTCGTGAAATTGAAAGAGTTATTCAGATATTGAACAGAAGAACTAAAAATAATCCTGTTTTAATAGGAGAACCCGGTGTAGGTAAAACTGCTATTGCAGAAGGACTAGCAATAAGAATTGCTGAAAAAACAGTTCCTGTAAAAATTCAGAATTCTGAGGTTTATCTTCTGGATATGACTAGCGTTGTTGCGGGAACACAGTTCAGAGGACAGTTTGAAAGCAGAATGAAGGGAATAATAGAAGAAGCTAAATCCTTTGGAAATATAATTCTTGTAATAGATGAACTTCATAATATAATGGGCGCCGGTGAAGCTGAAGGTGCAATGAATGCTGCCAATATTTTAAAGCCTGCATTATCCAGAGGTGAGATTCAGGTAATTGGGGCTACAACTCTGAATGAATATAGAAAGCATATAGAAAAAGACACTGCTTTGGAAAGGAGATTTCAACCTATAATTGTTGATGAACCATCCATTGAGGAAAGCATAGAAATTTTAAAAGGTATTAAACACTACTATGAGCAATATCACAGGGTTAAAATAAGTGATGAGATAGTAAAGGCCGCAGTAAATTATTCTGAGAGGTATATTACCGACAGACTTTTGCCTGACAAAGCAATAGATGTAATAGATGAAGCAGGTTCTAGAGCCAATCTGAAAAATACAAAACTAGCTGAGCTAGAGACATACAAAGAAGAACTGAAAAGAGTTCAAGAGGAGAAAGAATCTGCAGTTTCAGCAGATTCAATAGAAGATTATCAGAAGGCAGCAGATTTAAAGGTCTATGAGTGCAAGCTTACTGAGCTTATTAAAGACATAGAGGATACCAGTAAAGATGTTGAACTTACCGTAGAAGACATAGCTGCAGTAATAGAGGCATGGACTAAAATTCCTATTCAAAGGCTCACTGAAGGTGAAGCTGAAAAACTGATGAGCCTGGAAACGCGTATTCATCAAAAGGTGATTGGACAGGAAAAAGCTGTAGAAGGCGTAGCAAGGGCAATAAGAAGAAGCAGATCAGGGTTTAAAAAGAAGAAAAAACCATCTTCTTTCATTTTTGTAGGTCCAACTGGTGTTGGTAAGACTGAACTAGTACGAGCACTTTCAACGGAACTGTTTGGAAGTGAGGAAGCAATGATAAGGCTTGATATGTCTGAATACATGGAAAAGCATACAGTTTCAAAGTTAATTGGTTCACCACCGGGATATGTTGGATATGATGATGCAGGTCAATTAACAGAAAAAGTAAGAAGAAGACCATATTCGGTAATATTATTGGATGAAATCGAAAAAGCTCATCCTGATGTATTCAATATGCTGCTTCAAATTCTAGAAGACGGAAGGTTAACAGATAGCCATGGTAAAACTGTAAACTTTGAGAATACAATTATTATCATGACATCAAATGCAGGAACTAATTTAAAATCCGGTGGCATAGGTTTTTCAAATAATACCTATACTGCCCTTGAAAGCAGAGTACGAGATGTAATAAAGGAAACTTTCAGGCCGGAATTCCTCAATAGAATAGATGAGATAATTGTATTTACTGAACTTGGAAAAGAAGAATTAAAGAAAATAATCGATTTAATGTTGGAAGAAGTTTACCATGAAGCTGGCGAAAAGGACATCAGAGTAAATGTTTCCGATAAGGTCAAAGAATTTATATTGGAAAAAGGCTATGACCCCAAGTATGGTGCAAGACCTTTGAGAAGAACAGTACAGAACTATATAGAGGATCGTCTTTCGGAAGAGTATTTAAAAGGTACAATAAAAGAAGGTTCACTTGTAGGGGTTGACTTAGATGAAAATAATGAAATAATATTAAAAATTATTTAG
- a CDS encoding inorganic phosphate transporter has protein sequence MLSVSLVVVVVLALGFDFINGFHDTANSIATSVSTRVLSPRTAILMSAVLNFVGALMSSKVAHTITNGLVDGSMIKVQYVIIATLIASIIWDLITWYFGIPSSSSHALIGALVGSSIAYSGGLSIVKWQGVLDKVVIPLVTSPIIGFVIGFVFMSFLYKILRPFSQRFVNKWFSKLQILSAAFMAYSHGNNDAQKSMGIITLALVGANLNNGHTEVQPWVMLACAISMALGTSIGGWKIIKTIGVNMIRLQPIGGFAAETGAAIVIETMTHFGAPVSTTHVISTSIMGVGASKRLSAVKWALARNIVYAWIFTIPVSAIIGAFITTIFKFFA, from the coding sequence ATGCTTAGTGTTTCATTAGTCGTAGTTGTTGTACTGGCACTAGGATTTGATTTTATTAACGGATTCCACGATACCGCAAATTCTATCGCTACTTCAGTTTCAACAAGAGTTTTATCTCCTCGTACAGCAATATTGATGTCTGCAGTACTTAATTTTGTAGGTGCATTAATGAGCAGTAAGGTAGCACATACTATCACCAATGGTTTGGTTGATGGTAGCATGATTAAAGTGCAATATGTAATTATAGCAACTTTAATAGCTTCAATAATATGGGATTTAATTACATGGTATTTTGGTATACCCAGTAGTTCATCACATGCGTTGATAGGTGCTCTTGTAGGATCATCAATAGCGTATTCAGGCGGGTTAAGTATAGTAAAATGGCAAGGAGTACTGGACAAGGTTGTTATACCTTTAGTAACATCTCCGATAATAGGTTTTGTAATAGGCTTTGTATTTATGTCGTTTCTATACAAGATACTCCGTCCTTTTTCTCAAAGATTTGTAAACAAATGGTTCTCTAAATTGCAAATACTTTCAGCAGCATTTATGGCATATTCTCACGGAAATAATGATGCTCAGAAGTCTATGGGAATAATAACACTGGCATTGGTAGGTGCAAATTTAAATAATGGCCATACAGAAGTTCAACCTTGGGTTATGCTTGCATGTGCTATTTCAATGGCACTTGGTACATCAATAGGCGGTTGGAAAATTATTAAGACAATAGGTGTTAATATGATAAGGCTTCAGCCAATTGGCGGTTTTGCAGCCGAAACTGGTGCAGCAATCGTTATTGAAACAATGACTCATTTTGGAGCACCTGTAAGTACAACACATGTTATATCAACATCAATAATGGGTGTTGGAGCTTCTAAAAGATTATCTGCTGTAAAATGGGCACTAGCAAGAAATATAGTATATGCTTGGATATTTACAATCCCTGTGTCAGCAATAATCGGAGCATTTATAACAACTATATTTAAATTCTTTGCATAA
- a CDS encoding DUF47 domain-containing protein yields the protein MFRITPKEEKFFDYFIETCEIICKAASLLEDLATNYVNVNEKISTIEGTEHACDSNVHKILNELNQSFITPIDREDIFTIAKELDNITDDIETAAHRFSMYNVKTVKPEAVTMTKLIVRATSELKNVMIEMKNMKKSKQLQNKIIEVNNVEDEADTIFRDAMANLFITEHDAVEVIKWKEIFELLENTIDACEDVANIVEGVVMKNA from the coding sequence ATGTTTAGAATTACACCTAAGGAAGAGAAATTTTTTGACTATTTTATTGAGACATGTGAGATTATCTGCAAAGCAGCATCACTTCTTGAGGATTTAGCTACAAACTATGTTAATGTAAATGAAAAGATCTCAACTATTGAAGGTACTGAGCATGCATGCGATAGTAATGTCCATAAAATTTTAAATGAGCTTAACCAATCTTTTATTACCCCCATTGATCGTGAAGATATTTTTACAATAGCAAAAGAACTGGATAACATTACAGATGACATTGAAACTGCTGCACACAGATTTAGCATGTATAATGTCAAGACAGTAAAACCTGAAGCTGTTACCATGACAAAATTGATTGTCAGAGCAACAAGCGAGCTGAAAAATGTAATGATTGAAATGAAAAATATGAAGAAGAGTAAACAACTCCAGAATAAAATAATTGAAGTAAACAATGTTGAAGATGAAGCAGATACTATTTTTAGAGATGCAATGGCAAATCTGTTTATAACTGAGCATGATGCAGTAGAAGTTATAAAGTGGAAAGAAATATTTGAACTTCTTGAAAATACAATAGATGCTTGCGAAGATGTTGCGAATATAGTAGAAGGGGTTGTTATGAAAAATGCTTAG